A window of Streptomyces sp. NBC_01224 genomic DNA:
CTCGCCGCGATCCTGGTCGGGCCCTACACCGGGGTGCTCTGTATCTCCGTCGTACTGCTCATGCAGGGCATCCTCTTCGCCGACGGCGGCCTCACCGCGCTCGGCGTGAACGTGCTCGACATGGGCATCACGACCACCGTCGTCGCGTACGCCCTCTTCCGCGGGCTGGTCGGCGTGCTGCCGCGCACCCGTCGCTCCATGACGGCCGCGTCCTTCGTCGCCGCCCTGGTCTCCGTACCGGCCGCGGCCTGCGTCTTCACGCTGATCTACTGGATCGGCGGCACCACCGACATACCGATCGGCAAGGTCTTCACCGCGATGGTCGGGGTCCACGTACTGATCGGTATCGGCGAAGCCGTGATCACCGCCCTGACCGTCGGCGCCGTCGTCGCCGTACGTCCAGATCTGGTCCACGGCGCCCGCGGACTCACCGCCCCGCTCAAGCTCCGGGTCGACGGCGAGCTCGTCGACGCCCCCGCCCGGCAGTCCGTCGCCCCCGTCGCCGCCCGCTCCACCCGGGGAATCCGGGCCATCGGCCTGGTCACCGCCCTCGTCCTGGCAGGCTTCGTCTCCTTCTACGCCTCCGCCAGCCCCGACGGCCTGGAGAAGGTCGCCGCCGACCAGGGCATCGACAAGAAGACCGAGGAGCACGCCGCCAAGGACTCCCCGCTCGCCGACTACGGCGTCAAGGACGTCTCCGACGCCCGGATCTCGGGCGGCCTCGCCGGAGTGATCGGTGTCGGTGCCACGATCCTGGTCGGCAGCGGAGTCTTCTACGTCGTCCGCCGCCGTCGCACGCCGGACGCGCCCGCCGGCAGCCCACGCACCGAGGAGACCGTCTGACATGGGCGCCGGACATGCACACAGGCTCTACCGGCACGGGCACTCGCCCGTCCACGACCTGCCGCCGCACTGCAAGCTCGCCGCCGCCTTCTGCTTCGTCGTGGTCGTCGTCTCGACGCCGCGCGAGGCGGTGTGGGCGTTCGCGCTGTACGCGGCACTGATCGGCGCCGTCACCGCACTGGCCCGCATCCCCGCAGGCTTCCTGCTCAAGCGGTTGCTCATCGAGGTGCCGTTCGTCGCGTTCGCGCTGCTCATGCCGTTCGTGGTGCCCGGCGAGCAGACCCATGTCCTCGGCCTCTGGGTCAGCGTCCCCGGCCTCTGGGGCGCCTGGAACGTCCTCGCCAAGGGCACCCTCGGCGTCGCCGCGTCCGTGCTCCTCGCCTCCACCACCGAACTGCGCTCGCTGCTGCTCGGCCTGCAGCGGCTCAAGCTGCCGCCGCTGCTCGTCCAGATCGCCTCCTTCATGATCCGGTACGGCGATGTGATCACCGACGAGATGCGCCGGATGTCGATCGCCCGCCGCTCCCGCGGTTTCGAGGCGCGCGGGATACGGCAGTGGGGTGTCCTGGCCAAATCCGCGGGCGCGCTCTTCATCAGGTCCTACGAGCGCGGCGAACGCGTCCACCTCGCGATGGTCAGCCGCGGCTACGCCGGTTCCATGCCGGTCATCGACGAGGTGACGGCCTCCAGGACCCAGTGGGCGCACGCCTCGGCACTCCCCGTACTCGCCCTCATAATCTGTCTGCTGGGATGGACCGTATGAGCATGCCCACCGCCCCCGCGCCGTCCCTGGAGGTCAGCGGCCTCGCCTACGCCTACCCCGACGGCCACCAGGCGCTCTTCGGGGTGGACCTGACGGTCGCCCGAGGCGAACGCGTCGCCCTGCTCGGCCCGAACGGAGCCGGCAAGACCACCCTCGTCCTCCACCTCAACGGCATCCTCGACGCCGGTGCGGGCACCGTCCGGGTCGCCGGTCTCCCGGTCGAGAAGCGCAACCTCGCCGAGATCCGCCGCCGTGTCGGCATCGTCTTCCAGGACCCCGACGACCAGCTCTTCATGCCCACCGTCCGCGAGGACGTCGCCTTCGGCCCCGCCGCCTCCGGGCTGCGCGGCGCCGAACTGGAGGAACGCGTCACCGAAGCCCTGCGGCAGGTCGGCATGGAGGAGTATGCGAACCGGCCGCCGCACCACCTTTCCTTCGGCCAGCGCCGCCGCGTCGCCGTCGCCACCGTCCTCGCCATGCAGCCGGAGATCCTGGTGCTGGACGAGCCGTCCTCCAACCTGGACCCGGCCTCGCGGCGCGAGCTCGCCGACATCCTGCGGTCCCTGGACGTCACTGTGCTCATGGTCACGCACGACCTGCCGTACGCCCTGGAGCTCTGCCCGCGCGCGGTCGTCCTGAGCGAGGGTGTCATCGCCGCCGACGACCGTACCCAGGATCTGCTCTGCGACGAGGAACTGATGCGCAGCCACCGTCTGGAGCTGCCCTTCGGCTTCGACCCGCGTTCCGTGACTGTGAACATGGGGTGACCCGCCCCGCGTCCGACCTGCGGCGGGATGCACCATGGGGGGATGAGCGGGAGCGCAGGAGCAGGCGTGGACGTACGAGGCACGGTGGCGGCCGGATTCGAACCGGTCCGGGATGCTTTCATCCGTAACTTCGAGCAGCGCGGCGAACGCGGTGCGGCCGTCGCGGTCTACCGGGACGGGCGCAAGGTCGTCGATCTGTGGGCCGGTACGAGAGACGTCGACGGCGCCGAACCGTGGGCCGTCGACACCGTGCAGATCGTCCGCTCGGCGGGCAAGGGCATCGCCGCCGCCGTACCGCTGATGCTGCACCAGCGCGGCCAGGTCGACCTCGACGCCACGGTCGGCACGTACTGGCCGGAGTTCAAGGCGGCCGGCAAGGAACGTGTGCTTGTCCGCCACCTCCTCGCCCACCGGGCCGGCATCCCCGCCCTCGACTGCCCGCTGACCCCCTCCGAGGCGGCCGACGGGATCTCCGGGCCACAGGCCGTCGCGGCCCAGCGCCCTCAGTGGGAACCCGGCACCGACCACGGCTACCACGCCCAGACCTACAGCTGGCTCATAGGCGAACTGGTGCGCCGGGTCACCGGCCGCACCGTCGGCCGCTGGGTCGTCGAGGAGATCGCCCGCCCGCTCGGCCTGGACTTCTGGTTCGGCCTCCCGGCGGAAGAGGCACACCGGGTGGGCCGGATCGGGCCCGTCGAACCCCCGGCCGACGCGGGCAACGGCGGCGCCCTGAGGGTGCGCCCCAAGCGGTCCGTCGTCGAGGCCTACCGCGACCCGGAGTCCCTCACCCGCCGCGCCTTCGGGGCCATCGACCCCCTCCCCGACGAGAACGACCCCGCCTACCGGGTGGCCGAACTCCCCGCCTCCAACGGCATCGCCACCGCCCGCGCGCTGGCCCGCTGCTACGCCGCGATGATCGGCCCGGTCGACGGCCACCGACTGTTCGCCCCGGCCACGCTCACCCTCGCCCGCACCGAGGAGTCGGCCGGCCCGGACCGGGTCCTGGTCGTCAGCACCCGCTTCGGCCTCGGCTACATGCTGCACGGCCCGGCGGCCCCGCTGCTGGCCCCCGGCTCGTTCGGCCACCCCGGCCGGGGTGGCTCGCTCGGGTTCGCCGACCCCGAATCCGGTATCGCGCTGGGCTATGTGACGAACGGTCTGCAGAAGGGAGTCACCGCCGATCCCCGTGCCCAGGCCCTGGTCAGGGCAGTACGGTCGGCGCTATGACTCCTCCTCACTCTGCTGGTTCACGGTTCGACGGTCACGGCGTACTCATCACGGGAGCAGGCCAGGGGATCGGTGCGGCCACGGCCCGCCGGCTGGCCTCGGAGGGCGCGCGCGTCCTGGTCACCGACCTGGACGGCGACCGCGCCGCACGCACCGCCGCGGAGATACGCGAGACGGGCGCGACGGCCGAGTCGCTGCCCTGCGACGTGGGCGACCGGGCCGCGGTCGAGGCCGCGGTGGCCCACGCCGTCGCCGCCTTCGGCTCCCTCGATGTGCTGGTGAACAACGCGTACGCCTGTGCCCCCGACGCGCCGTTC
This region includes:
- a CDS encoding energy-coupling factor ABC transporter permease; the encoded protein is MHVPDGFINAPVSAAAGVVAAGAVAVSLRGARRELDERTAPLAGLVAAFIFAVQMLNFPVAAGTSGHLLGGALAAILVGPYTGVLCISVVLLMQGILFADGGLTALGVNVLDMGITTTVVAYALFRGLVGVLPRTRRSMTAASFVAALVSVPAAACVFTLIYWIGGTTDIPIGKVFTAMVGVHVLIGIGEAVITALTVGAVVAVRPDLVHGARGLTAPLKLRVDGELVDAPARQSVAPVAARSTRGIRAIGLVTALVLAGFVSFYASASPDGLEKVAADQGIDKKTEEHAAKDSPLADYGVKDVSDARISGGLAGVIGVGATILVGSGVFYVVRRRRTPDAPAGSPRTEETV
- the cbiQ gene encoding cobalt ECF transporter T component CbiQ; amino-acid sequence: MGAGHAHRLYRHGHSPVHDLPPHCKLAAAFCFVVVVVSTPREAVWAFALYAALIGAVTALARIPAGFLLKRLLIEVPFVAFALLMPFVVPGEQTHVLGLWVSVPGLWGAWNVLAKGTLGVAASVLLASTTELRSLLLGLQRLKLPPLLVQIASFMIRYGDVITDEMRRMSIARRSRGFEARGIRQWGVLAKSAGALFIRSYERGERVHLAMVSRGYAGSMPVIDEVTASRTQWAHASALPVLALIICLLGWTV
- a CDS encoding energy-coupling factor ABC transporter ATP-binding protein, with protein sequence MSMPTAPAPSLEVSGLAYAYPDGHQALFGVDLTVARGERVALLGPNGAGKTTLVLHLNGILDAGAGTVRVAGLPVEKRNLAEIRRRVGIVFQDPDDQLFMPTVREDVAFGPAASGLRGAELEERVTEALRQVGMEEYANRPPHHLSFGQRRRVAVATVLAMQPEILVLDEPSSNLDPASRRELADILRSLDVTVLMVTHDLPYALELCPRAVVLSEGVIAADDRTQDLLCDEELMRSHRLELPFGFDPRSVTVNMG
- a CDS encoding serine hydrolase domain-containing protein codes for the protein MDVRGTVAAGFEPVRDAFIRNFEQRGERGAAVAVYRDGRKVVDLWAGTRDVDGAEPWAVDTVQIVRSAGKGIAAAVPLMLHQRGQVDLDATVGTYWPEFKAAGKERVLVRHLLAHRAGIPALDCPLTPSEAADGISGPQAVAAQRPQWEPGTDHGYHAQTYSWLIGELVRRVTGRTVGRWVVEEIARPLGLDFWFGLPAEEAHRVGRIGPVEPPADAGNGGALRVRPKRSVVEAYRDPESLTRRAFGAIDPLPDENDPAYRVAELPASNGIATARALARCYAAMIGPVDGHRLFAPATLTLARTEESAGPDRVLVVSTRFGLGYMLHGPAAPLLAPGSFGHPGRGGSLGFADPESGIALGYVTNGLQKGVTADPRAQALVRAVRSAL